A window of the Methanocella sp. genome harbors these coding sequences:
- a CDS encoding 3-keto-5-aminohexanoate cleavage protein, whose amino-acid sequence MHDEFKEKLIIQLAPTGMVPTKKDTPHVPITPKEIAADTYKAYRLGASVVHLHARGEDGRPTYKKEVYEEIFSRVREKCPDIVICASTSGRLYSDIDQRAEVLELGPEMASLTVGSLNFPSDISINSIETIKDLAIRMARRGIKPELEIFESGFINTAQYLAKKGYFKAPLHFNLLLGSLGSIPADLRDHVYLVESIPRGDTWSAAGIGRYQARINVAAILMGGHVRVGIEDSIYYDYTTRELATNERLVRRIARIAKELGREIATPADARKILGLNARH is encoded by the coding sequence ATGCATGACGAATTCAAGGAGAAGCTCATTATACAACTCGCCCCTACGGGCATGGTTCCGACAAAGAAGGATACGCCCCATGTCCCCATCACCCCTAAGGAGATCGCCGCCGATACGTATAAGGCATATAGGCTCGGGGCTTCCGTCGTCCACCTCCATGCCCGGGGAGAGGATGGGCGTCCCACTTATAAAAAGGAAGTCTACGAGGAGATCTTTTCCAGGGTTCGGGAGAAATGTCCGGATATCGTCATCTGCGCCTCGACTAGCGGCCGGCTATACTCCGACATTGACCAGCGCGCCGAGGTGCTCGAGCTCGGCCCAGAAATGGCGAGCCTTACCGTCGGCTCGCTCAATTTTCCCTCCGATATCAGTATCAACTCGATCGAGACGATAAAAGATCTGGCGATACGCATGGCTCGGCGGGGTATCAAGCCGGAGCTGGAGATCTTCGAGTCGGGGTTCATCAACACAGCCCAATACCTGGCGAAAAAGGGCTATTTTAAGGCGCCGTTACACTTTAACCTGCTCCTCGGCTCTCTGGGCAGCATTCCCGCGGACCTTCGGGATCACGTGTATCTGGTCGAGTCCATACCCCGCGGCGATACCTGGTCCGCCGCCGGCATAGGCCGCTACCAGGCCCGAATAAACGTGGCGGCCATACTGATGGGCGGGCATGTCCGGGTGGGCATCGAGGACTCGATATATTACGACTATACGACCCGAGAGCTGGCCACGAACGAGCGCCTGGTCAGGAGAATCGCCAGGATCGCGAAGGAGCTCGGCCGCGAGATCGCGACGCCCGCCGATGCAAGGAAGATCCTGGGCCTAAATGCCCGTCACTAG
- a CDS encoding NeuD/PglB/VioB family sugar acetyltransferase: protein MDDWVVFGFGDFFSDIADSIHASQGRIKAVVNNLRRPEEPLKGLKRRTELLGYDIPVIELDDFLPAAGEKYCLGFINRRDRLAGKLKQKYGLVFSPLIHPAAYLGSNVQYGEGVIIGPHAVLAPNCKIGNMCVINRALSIGHDTEIGPLSFIAPGVSIAGMVRIGPGTTIGIGATVIDNVRIGSNAIIGAGAVVVGDVPDNAVYAGVPARFLRNNDTPVAGVPSKSHEAVIEVNTG from the coding sequence ATGGACGACTGGGTAGTATTCGGGTTCGGGGACTTTTTCAGCGATATCGCCGATTCCATACATGCCAGCCAGGGGCGGATCAAGGCTGTGGTGAATAACCTTCGGCGGCCGGAAGAGCCGCTGAAAGGGCTTAAGCGCCGGACAGAGCTTCTGGGATATGACATACCCGTTATCGAGCTGGACGACTTCCTGCCGGCGGCCGGCGAAAAATACTGCCTGGGCTTTATCAATCGCAGGGACCGGCTTGCCGGGAAATTAAAACAAAAATATGGGCTTGTGTTCTCGCCGCTCATCCACCCGGCCGCATATCTTGGCTCCAATGTCCAGTATGGCGAAGGCGTTATCATAGGCCCCCACGCTGTGCTCGCCCCCAACTGTAAGATCGGAAACATGTGTGTCATCAACCGGGCGCTGTCCATCGGCCATGACACGGAGATCGGCCCGCTCTCCTTTATCGCCCCGGGCGTATCCATCGCCGGCATGGTCAGGATCGGGCCCGGAACGACCATCGGCATCGGCGCCACGGTCATCGATAATGTCCGCATCGGCTCCAATGCCATCATCGGGGCGGGAGCCGTGGTCGTTGGCGATGTCCCGGACAACGCGGTCTATGCCGGCGTGCCCGCCCGGTTCCTGAGGAATAACGATACGCCGGTCGCCGGCGTCCCGTCAAAAAGCCACGAAGCAGTGATCGAAGTAAATACCGGATAG
- a CDS encoding TATA-box-binding protein — MSKADEAKRTIKIENVVASTAIGHGIDLKSMTLELEGAEYDPKQFPGLVYRTKNPRTASLIFSSGKIVCTGAKNIADVDTGLKIVFTKMESIGIKVMPNPDITVQNIVASADLGSVLNLNSIAISLGLENIEYEPEQFPGLVYRLDAPRVVLLLFGSGKLVVTGGKKPKDAEDAVERIVKELEYNALL; from the coding sequence ATGAGTAAAGCTGATGAAGCAAAGAGGACCATCAAGATCGAGAATGTCGTGGCATCCACAGCCATTGGACATGGAATCGATCTGAAGTCCATGACCCTCGAACTGGAGGGCGCGGAATACGACCCGAAACAGTTCCCGGGACTTGTATACAGGACTAAAAATCCCAGGACGGCATCCCTCATATTCAGCAGTGGCAAGATCGTTTGCACCGGCGCGAAGAACATCGCTGACGTCGACACGGGCTTAAAAATCGTGTTCACAAAGATGGAAAGCATAGGCATCAAAGTCATGCCGAATCCCGATATCACGGTTCAGAACATCGTCGCATCGGCAGACCTCGGATCAGTTCTTAATCTTAACTCGATCGCCATCAGCCTCGGCCTCGAGAACATCGAGTACGAGCCCGAGCAGTTCCCCGGCCTGGTGTACCGGCTGGACGCGCCCCGGGTAGTATTGCTGCTATTCGGCAGCGGAAAGCTGGTCGTCACGGGCGGCAAGAAGCCGAAGGACGCCGAAGATGCCGTAGAACGTATCGTCAAGGAGCTCGAATACAATGCCTTACTATAA